From Zea mays cultivar B73 chromosome 3, Zm-B73-REFERENCE-NAM-5.0, whole genome shotgun sequence:
CCCATGTATCTCTATCCATTTGCTTCTCACCTATGTGCAGCACCTTATCAATTGTAAATAAAGGGGAAAAATGTACGATCACATATTTATATACTTATTAACCGGAGAAATAATTTAACGAGCACAACAACAATTCGACTAGGCTGCACACATCACCTAGAAGGACCCACGTGAGGCTCAGCCTCGTAGGTGAATCCTGGCTGGGCACTAGCCACTAGGCATGGGCGTGTCACGCGTGTGGCGGTTAGGCTCTGGACGcgagcgcgcgagcgcgcggcacgACGGTGGTCGGTGGCTAACCAACGTGGGCACCCGATGAGACGATAGATGGACGCGGGCGCGCGACGTCCTGGTGGCGATGGCTGGGCGAGGGCGTGAGGCGTTCTAGCGGCGCTGAGGCTGGGCATGGCGTTCTGGCGACCGGCGGCTAGGTCTGCTCGTGCTCAGGCGTCAGAACTGTGAAGGCTAGGCTTAGGGTGTGCCACGGCCCACCTGGACCCCCTGTGGGTCCGCCCCTGCTCGACCAGAGGCGGAGAGCACTATAgtcacgagctccacagtccaaGCTCGCACTCGCAAGTGCTAGCATCTCTCGGTAATGGCGAAGTCGCGTGGCTTCGTGATGGCGGCTGtgatggtggtggcggtggtggtggcCGTGGTATCGGTGGCGCCGCGCGGCGCGGAGGCGAAGACGACGATCGAGCCGTGCTCGGGGTCCGACTCCTGCCCGGCGCTGCTGGGTTACACGCTCTACGCCGACATGAAGGTGTCCGAGGTGGCCGCGCTCTTCGCCGTCGACCCGGCGGCGTTGCTGGCCGCCAACGCGCTCGACTTCGGCGCCCCAGGGGCGGCGCACCGCATCCTGCCCATGGGCCTCTTCGTGCGCGTGCCCACCCGCTGCTCCTGCGCCGACGGCGTCCGCAAGTCCGTCTCCGTCCGCTACGCCGCGCGCCCGGCCGACACGCTCGCCACCGTCTCCGACGTCGTCTTTGCGGGGCTCGCCTCCTCCGACCAGATCCGCAACGAGAACGGCCTCACCTCCGCCGACCCCGACGCGCCGCTGGACGCCGGCCAGAAGCTCGCCATTCCGCTGCCATGCGTCTGCTTCAACTCATCCGACAACAACCTCCCCGCGGTGTACCTCTCCTACGTCGTGCAGGTCGGGGACACCGTGCCCGCCATCGCTGCAAGCTACGAGACCACCGTCACGGATGTCATGAATGTCAATGCCATGGGGAGTCCCGTCGCCGCGCCAGGCGACATTCTCGCCATCCCATTGCCAGGTAGGAGTACATGATATGCCCAGACGGATTCATGTATGGTGAAATAGGCAACTCCATCGTCTTATATAATGGCATTTTCAGCAGACGTATATAATGGCATTTTCAGCTTTCGCGAGAATTATAATGGCACTGATATAGTTTCACGAATAGTTATGGTGTGCAGCGTGCTTCAAAAACAACAAAACTATAATGGCGTGTACTAACCCATATTTCAGCTATACTATAGTTTACTAGGCGCCAACAGTATGCACTCGATGTTGGAAGCGCATGCAGTGGTTCAAAAACGAGCATGCTAATGTGGGTCTCAAGTTACTAATTGTTGATTTGAGGCATGAATAGTGTGTTAGATGCTTGCCTCACTATCTTTAATGGAGTCATGTACTTGTAGCCCATATTTATCTATTATGTCGATTATTTTGCTGTAGATGAAAACCTGTTCAAGAGTCCATCTCAGATGGTTGTAATTAAAAGCAATCCAAAAAAGTAGGTCGTAATTAGACATTGTCCTTGAACATTGCAAATAGCTAAGGTTAAAAAATCCACATTTcatatcta
This genomic window contains:
- the LOC100283972 gene encoding lysM domain-containing GPI-anchored protein LYP6, whose amino-acid sequence is MAKSRGFVMAAVMVVAVVVAVVSVAPRGAEAKTTIEPCSGSDSCPALLGYTLYADMKVSEVAALFAVDPAALLAANALDFGAPGAAHRILPMGLFVRVPTRCSCADGVRKSVSVRYAARPADTLATVSDVVFAGLASSDQIRNENGLTSADPDAPLDAGQKLAIPLPCVCFNSSDNNLPAVYLSYVVQVGDTVPAIAASYETTVTDVMNVNAMGSPVAAPGDILAIPLPGRST